In one window of Bemisia tabaci chromosome 6, PGI_BMITA_v3 DNA:
- the LOC109041168 gene encoding uncharacterized protein — protein sequence MNCGFLFSKKQKQDGKITSFFAKFAKKQLSDTGETSNSSQEKESSQIIGSNKNQEKGSDTVQDK from the exons atgaattgtgGGTTTTTGTTCA GCAAAAAGCAGAAGCAAGATGGGAAGATTACTTCTTTCTTTGCTAAATTTGCAAAGAAGCAGTTATCTGATACTGGTGAAACGTCTAATTCTAGTCAAGAAAAAGAGTCTAGTCAAATAATAGGGTCAAACAAGAACCAGGAAAAGGGGTCCGACACAGTTCAGGATAAATAA
- the LOC109041176 gene encoding uncharacterized protein — protein sequence MEDQHTSKEALFAVVLFPGKEGADDATSEVPQTWVISENGQNICLWPMNTKNVSHNIETCTPPSDRFKWKKYKVKKLRENIEGYENAELMEKNARDGKDSHLSEISPSPTKQARRAKAVFSPTLSAKKHLRFSPKRKPQDKSQYDKLYFF from the exons ATGGAAGACCAGCATACAAGCAAGGAAGCACTCTTTGCTGTTGTACTTTTCCCAGGAAAGGAAGGCGCAGATGACGCAACAAGTGAAGTGCCACAAACATGGGTCATTTCCGAAAATGGTCAAAACATCTGCCTTTGGCCAATGAACACGAAAAATGTCTCCCATAACATCGAAACTTGTACACCACCTTCAGACcgtttcaaatggaaaaaatacaaagTTAAGAAACTGCGTGAGAATATTG AAGGATATGAAAATGCCGagttaatggaaaaaaatgcaAGAGATGGAAAAGATTCCCATCTGAGTGAGATAAGCCCATCACCCACGAAACAGGCCAGGAGAGCTAAAGCAGTGTTCTCTCCAACCTTATCGGCTAAAAAGCACCTACGTTTCTCTCCGAAGAGAAAGCCTCAGGATAAAAGTCAGTATGATAAGTTGTACTTTTTCTGA
- the LOC109041144 gene encoding protein lin-9 homolog yields MNLKKTVKTEPQDEEMELGPAIFGLKRVGTEDETAHKEDESSTPSASPALNNRGMPARIRKKNKLFYDEDMFNASTVGVKRQSRNSIKASPKKPATPAKAKQTPTSTPKSTPRIVPKSTPKSARSPPEMVKETSNLEGKGESASRKTGHKIGMKLRNLLKLPKAHKWVCHEWFYSNLDVPLFLGDNDFLICIRESFPELKTTKLSRPQWRMMRRMMGKPRRCSQTFFDEERREIERRRNNIRSLQQRKACDISCFKGLPPEIPLQLVLGTKVTARLRKPQDGLFTGIIDALDTSNNTYRITFERGGLGTHSIPDYEVLSNDPPDTISISSYLHKIRPPQSNSAMSVDSDSLSSRDVESGGKLNQLISPGGTMGGYRVEHLESMVRLNKLLAVKKLRIQHLKEMNSDAERRNLYGRPLSHEFKIHYASCVIELEQLNTALKDTLTVLQSFVLNNPEKEQQMQQIESCPQVAAEIVEKNNSDAKNKVNDESMINLIVDLTSLLLQVKILINSDESSVESKIVKNSISDVKQRLDPVNQMVFENNVEVHLRHIQAGVSNHVNSPFIFPFQS; encoded by the coding sequence ATGAATTTGAAGAAAACGGTGAAAACCGAGCCGCAAGACGAGGAGATGGAACTAGGGCCagcaatttttggtttaaagcGAGTCGGAACCGAGGATGAAACGGCTCATAAGGAAGATGAGTCCAGCACCCCCTCTGCCAGCCCAGCTTTAAACAACAGAGGTATGCCTGCTCGGATCaggaaaaagaacaaattgTTCTACGATGAAGACATGTTCAATGCCTCAACGGTAGGTGTCAAAAGGCAGTCTCGAAATTCGATTAAAGCCTCCCCCAAAAAACCTGCAACCCCAGCTAAAGCAAAACAAACACCAACATCCACTCCGAAGAGTACTCCGAGGATAGTCCCAAAGAGTACCCCAAAATCTGCGAGGTCCCCTCCAGAGATGGTGAAAGAAACTTCAAATCTTGAAGGCAAGGGTGAGTCAGCTAGTAGGAAGACAGGACACAAAATAGGTATGAAATTACGGAACCTTTTAAAATTACCGAAAGCACACAAATGGGTTTGTCACGAGTGGTTTTACAGTAATCTCGATGTTCCCCTGTTTTTAGGAGATAATGATTTCCTTATATGTATTAGAGAATCTTTCCCTGAGTTGAAAACTACTAAGCTATCCAGACCTCAATGGCGCATGATGCGAAGAATGATGGGAAAACCACGAAGGTGTTCTCAAACGTTCTTTGATGAAGAAAGACGTGAAATAGAAAGGAGACGGAACAATATTCGTTCTCTTCAACAGCGGAAAGCGTGTGATATTTCATGTTTCAAAGGATTACCCCCTGAGATTCCTTTGCAACTAGTTCTAGGAACAAAAGTCACTGCACGTCTCCGAAAACCACAAGATGGTCTGTTTACAGGCATTATCGATGCCTTAGACACCTCTAACAATACTTACAGAATTACTTTTGAAAGAGGAGGATTAGGTACACATTCCATACCTGATTATGAAGTATTGTCAAATGATCCACCAGATACTATTTCAATAAGTAGTTACCTGCACAAAATTCGCCCTCCTCAATCCAACTCGGCAATGTCTGTAGATTCGGATAGTTTATCATCAAGAGATGTAGAAAGCGGAGGTAAATTAAATCAGTTAATCTCACCGGGCGGCACCATGGGAGGATATCGAGTAGAGCACTTAGAATCAATGGTGCGTCTTAATAAACTCTTAGCCGTGAAGAAACTACGAATCCAGCATTTAAAGGAAATGAACTCTGATGCCGAGAGGAGAAATTTATACGGGCGCCCACTCTCCCATGAGTTCAAAATTCATTATGCTAGCTGTGTTATTGAACTTGAGCAGCTAAACACTGCTTTGAAAGACACTTTAACTGTACTGCAATCATTTGTTTTAAACAATCCAGAGAAAGAGCAACAAATGCAACAGATTGAATCATGTCCGCAAGTTGCCGCAGAAATTGTAGAGAAGAATAATAGCGATGCCAAAAACAAGGTTAATGATGAATCTATGATTAACTTAATTGTTGATTTGACTTCTTTATTACttcaagtaaaaattttaataaactcTGATGAAAGTTCTGTTGAGTctaaaatcgtgaaaaactcgATATCTGATGTCAAGCAGAGATTAGATCCGGTCAACCAAATGGTGTTCGAGAATAATGTAGAGGTTCATCTGCGTCACATTCAAGCTGGGGTATCAAACCATGTAAATTCACCTTTCATTTTCCCGTTTCAGTCATAA